Proteins found in one Hippopotamus amphibius kiboko isolate mHipAmp2 chromosome 12, mHipAmp2.hap2, whole genome shotgun sequence genomic segment:
- the LOC130833120 gene encoding heterogeneous nuclear ribonucleoprotein K-like: METEQPEETFPNTETNGEFGKFPAEDMEEEQAFKRSGNTDEMVELRILLQSKNAGAVIGKGGKNIKALHTDYNASVSVPDSSGPERILSISADIETIGEILKKIIPTLEEGLQLPSPTATSQLPLESDAVECLHYQHYKGSDFDCELRLLIHQSLAGGIIGVRGAKIKELRENIQTTIKLFQECCPQSTDRVVLIGGKPDRVVECIKIILDLISESPIKGRAQPYDPNFYDETYDYGGFTMMFDDRCGRPVGFPMRRRGGFDRMPPGRGGRPMPPSRRDYDDMSPRRGPPPPPPGRGGRGGSRAWNLPLPPPPPPRGGDLMAYDRRGRPGDHYDGMVGFSADETWDSAIDTWSPSEWQMAYEPQGGSGYDYSYAGGRGSYGDLGGPIIITQVTIPKDLAGSIIDKGGQRIKQIHHESGASIKIDEPLEGSEDRIITITGTQEQIQNAQYLLQNSVKQYSGKFF, encoded by the coding sequence atggaaactgaacAGCCAGAGGAAACCTTTCCCAACACCGAAACCAATGGCGAATTTGGTAAATTCCCTGCTGAAGATATGGAAGAGGAACAAGCTTTTAAAAGATCTGGAAACACTGATGAGATGGTTGAATTACGCATTCTGCTTCAAAGCAAGAATGCTGGGGCAGTGATtggaaaaggaggcaagaatattaaGGCTCTCCATACAGACTACAATGCCAGTGTTTCAGTCCCAGACAGCAGTGGCCCCGAGCGCATATTGAGTATCAGTGCTGATATtgaaacaattggagaaattctgaagaaaatcaTCCCTACCTTGGAAGAGGGCCTGCAGTTGCCATCACCCACTGCAACCAGCCAGCTCCCGCTCGAATCTGATGCTGTGGAATGCTTACATTACCAACACTATAAAGGAAGCGACTTTGACTGCGAGTTGAGACTGTTGATTCATCAGAGTCTGGCAGGAGGAATTATTGGGGTCAGAGGTGCTAAAATCAAAGAACTTCGAGAGAACATTCAGACAACAATCAAGCTTTTCCAGGAATGTTGTCCTCAATCCACTGACAGAGTCGTTCTTATTGGAGGAAAACCTGATAGGGTTGTAGAGTGCATAAAGATCATCCTGGATCTTATATCAGAGTCTCCTATCAAAGGACGTGCTCAGCCTTATGATCCCAATTTTTATGATGAAACCTATGATTACGGTGGTTTTACAATGATGTTTGATGACCGCTGTGGACGTCCCGTGGGATTTCCTATGCGGAGAAGAGGTGGTTTTGATAGAATGCCTCCTGGTCGGGGTGGGCGTCCCATGCCTCCATCCAGAAGAGATTATGATGATATGAGCCCTCGTCGAggacctcctccacctcctcctggaCGAGGTGGCCGGGGTGGTAGCAGAGCTTGGAATCTTcctcttccaccaccaccaccacctagaGGAGGAGATCTAATGGCCTATGACAGAAGAGGAAGACCTGGAGACCATTATGATGGCATGGTTGGTTTCAGTGCTGATGAAACCTGGGACTCCGCAATAGATACATGGAGCCCATCAGAGTGGCAGATGGCTTATGAACCACAGGGTGGCTCTGGATATGATTATTCCTATGCAGGGGGTCGTGGCTCATATGGTGATCTTGGTGGACCTATTATTATTACACAAGTAACTATTCCCAAAGATTTGGCTGGATCTATTATTGACAAAGGTGGTCAGCGGATTAAACAAATCCATCATGAGTCAGGAGCTTCGATCAAAATAGATGAGCCTTTAGAAGGGTCCGAAGATCGGATCATTACCATTACAGGAACACAGGAGCAGATACAGAATGCACAGTATTTGCTGCAGAACAGTGTGAAGCAGTATTCTGGAAAGTTTTTCTAA